In Pseudomonas sp. MYb327, one DNA window encodes the following:
- a CDS encoding lysylphosphatidylglycerol synthase transmembrane domain-containing protein, whose product MSRGILLLIGLLGAVLIPWVLGGNETWSRLQSFPLSGLLVMFGMILLCWVVNTMRLQLLLGDQRDKVRPIKSLGVVMAAEFAYCATPGGSGGPLTIMALLARNGVRPARSSAVFAMDQLSDLLFFLCALSGILIYALFQHLSQRMEWLLTVSAVSMFGGLLSCVLVARYHRSLIRLSGRLLARLNVQFTTRMRWARKLLRFLAAFTDTLKLPFQTLITVFALTCLHWFLRYSVLYLALRGLGADLQWAWCFLIQMLSLSAGQFSLLPGGAGAAELTSAALLAPMVGKSTAAAAILIWRAVTYYFYLLVGGPVFLLMLGRPLLKKLMRLKQA is encoded by the coding sequence ATGAGTCGCGGGATTCTGCTGCTGATCGGCCTGCTTGGGGCGGTGCTGATTCCCTGGGTGTTGGGCGGGAACGAGACTTGGTCTCGGCTGCAGAGCTTTCCGTTGAGCGGGTTGCTGGTGATGTTCGGCATGATCCTGCTGTGCTGGGTCGTCAACACGATGCGCCTGCAGCTTTTACTGGGTGATCAGCGCGACAAGGTGAGGCCGATCAAAAGCCTCGGGGTGGTGATGGCCGCCGAGTTCGCCTACTGCGCCACGCCCGGCGGCAGTGGAGGACCACTGACGATCATGGCGCTGTTAGCGCGTAACGGCGTCCGCCCGGCCCGAAGCAGTGCCGTGTTCGCCATGGACCAACTGAGCGATTTGTTGTTTTTTCTCTGTGCACTGAGCGGGATTCTGATCTATGCGCTGTTCCAGCATCTGAGTCAGCGAATGGAGTGGCTGCTGACCGTCAGCGCCGTCTCGATGTTTGGTGGGCTGCTCAGTTGCGTGCTGGTGGCGCGCTATCACCGTTCGCTGATTCGCCTGAGCGGGCGATTGCTGGCACGTCTCAATGTTCAATTCACGACCCGTATGCGCTGGGCGCGAAAACTCCTGCGCTTCCTGGCGGCATTTACCGACACGCTCAAGCTGCCGTTTCAGACGTTGATCACGGTATTTGCCCTGACCTGCCTGCACTGGTTCCTGCGCTACAGCGTGCTGTATCTGGCGCTGCGCGGACTCGGCGCGGACTTGCAGTGGGCCTGGTGTTTCCTCATCCAGATGCTGTCACTGAGCGCGGGGCAGTTCAGCCTGTTGCCCGGAGGGGCCGGGGCGGCGGAACTGACGTCGGCCGCGCTGTTGGCTCCGATGGTGGGGAAATCCACGGCGGCAGCGGCGATTTTGATCTGGCGAGCGGTGACCTACTATTTCTATTTGCTGGTCGGTGGCCCGGTGTTTCTGCTGATGCTTGGGCGACCGTTGCTCAAGAAATTGATGAGACTCAAGCAAGCCTGA
- a CDS encoding polysaccharide deacetylase family protein, which yields MADPMNKPSLLLVLHDVAPQTWADYQPFVEAVDALGTVPMTWLVVPDFHKHNDLDAHAGFRRVLDERLARGDELALHGYFHCDDGPMASNPRDWFMRRVYTHEGEFYSLSREEALTRLHAGIDVFQRYDWPLHGFVAPAWLMSEGTRQALRQLPLSYTSDAQHLYRLPDFSAIDAPGLVWSARSAWRRGLSKLVSNQREQQWRQAPVIRLGLHPVDMRHEFSRDYWLQTLKRLLAEGRVPMTKANWLALQSHRSGRAA from the coding sequence ATGGCTGATCCCATGAATAAGCCCAGCCTGCTGTTGGTATTGCACGACGTCGCGCCGCAGACCTGGGCCGATTACCAACCCTTTGTCGAAGCCGTCGACGCCCTCGGCACTGTGCCAATGACGTGGCTGGTGGTGCCGGACTTTCACAAACACAACGACCTGGACGCGCACGCGGGGTTTCGCCGAGTGCTCGATGAAAGGCTGGCCCGGGGCGATGAACTGGCGCTGCACGGTTATTTTCATTGCGACGACGGGCCGATGGCGAGCAATCCGCGAGACTGGTTCATGCGCCGCGTTTATACCCACGAAGGCGAGTTCTACAGCCTTTCGCGGGAAGAGGCTCTCACCCGCCTGCATGCCGGCATCGACGTGTTCCAGCGTTACGACTGGCCGCTGCACGGTTTCGTCGCGCCAGCCTGGTTGATGAGCGAGGGCACCCGTCAAGCGTTGCGCCAACTGCCGCTGAGTTACACCAGCGACGCGCAACATCTCTATCGTTTGCCAGACTTCTCAGCGATCGATGCGCCGGGCCTGGTCTGGAGTGCGCGCAGCGCCTGGCGTCGGGGCTTGTCGAAACTTGTCAGCAATCAGCGCGAGCAACAGTGGCGGCAAGCGCCGGTCATTCGACTTGGCCTGCACCCGGTGGACATGCGTCATGAGTTTTCCCGTGACTATTGGCTGCAAACACTCAAGCGACTGCTCGCCGAAGGTCGGGTGCCGATGACCAAGGCCAATTGGCTGGCGCTGCAAAGCCACCGCTCAGGTCGCGCCGCATGA